The following coding sequences lie in one Heyndrickxia oleronia genomic window:
- a CDS encoding M23 family metallopeptidase: protein MLDYLKRMLIVAIMALCVSMLILGGRVQAAEINIYENTDDWYFPAEGEISDVFDSRSGIHKGLDIAGEYQSAVYAVEGGKVIRSYYSPSYGNVIFIHHDNGFETVYAHLQNRMVAEGQIVGKGDEIGKMGNTGNSTGVHLHFEIHKGEWTIDKVNAIDPFTVFGEGEIGQFVFALNHDPYRVIDVAGNLQEVQKEKQKEEQLTLNLTAKPIADRKVIITHFLAEIIGNQSIEKGQPIYVDNFLSSNNDKEEMYIVQSGDTLSKISRKFDVTIDQLLSWNNISNKDLIHTKQKIVIKHT from the coding sequence ATGCTTGATTATTTAAAAAGAATGTTAATTGTAGCGATCATGGCTTTATGTGTAAGCATGCTTATTTTAGGCGGAAGAGTGCAAGCTGCCGAAATAAATATATATGAAAATACGGACGATTGGTACTTTCCTGCAGAAGGGGAAATTTCGGATGTATTTGATTCTAGAAGTGGCATCCATAAAGGTTTGGATATTGCTGGGGAATATCAATCAGCTGTTTATGCTGTAGAAGGAGGAAAAGTCATTCGGTCATACTATTCTCCATCATATGGGAATGTTATTTTTATCCATCATGACAATGGTTTTGAGACCGTTTATGCTCATTTGCAAAATCGGATGGTAGCTGAAGGACAAATTGTTGGAAAAGGTGATGAAATCGGAAAAATGGGTAATACAGGTAATTCCACTGGAGTTCACCTTCATTTTGAAATTCATAAAGGCGAATGGACCATTGACAAAGTAAATGCAATCGATCCATTTACTGTATTTGGTGAAGGAGAGATAGGACAATTTGTATTTGCGCTGAATCATGATCCTTACCGTGTCATTGATGTGGCAGGTAATTTACAGGAAGTACAAAAAGAAAAACAAAAGGAAGAACAATTAACACTAAATCTGACTGCAAAACCGATCGCTGATCGAAAGGTCATTATTACACATTTTTTAGCTGAAATTATTGGTAATCAATCGATAGAAAAAGGTCAACCAATTTATGTAGATAACTTCTTATCATCTAACAATGATAAAGAGGAAATGTATATCGTTCAATCAGGGGATACATTAAGTAAAATATCTAGGAAATTTGATGTAACAATTGATCAATTACTGTCATGGAATAATATTTCTAACAAGGATTTAATTCATACTAAGCAAAAAATCGTCATTAAGCATACATAA
- a CDS encoding ECF transporter S component: MKKLGLKSFVSIAVLSSLAYVIMLIKIPIPPFPNYLTVDFSDIPALIAALIFGPIGALLVELIKNLLDFLTTGSETGIPIGHIANLFAGLLFVLPTYYIYQRMKTKKGMTLALFVGTISMAVMMSILNYFVILPAYLALMNFQVPNVKEYILAGILPFNFVKGILVAIIFMLLFSKMQNWINKQTILKNT; the protein is encoded by the coding sequence ATGAAAAAATTAGGTTTAAAATCATTTGTAAGTATTGCGGTATTAAGTAGTTTAGCGTATGTCATCATGTTGATAAAAATTCCAATTCCGCCATTTCCGAATTATTTAACCGTAGATTTTAGCGATATACCTGCATTGATCGCCGCACTAATCTTCGGACCTATCGGAGCCTTATTAGTGGAACTTATAAAAAATTTATTGGATTTCCTTACGACAGGTAGTGAAACAGGGATTCCAATTGGTCATATTGCTAATCTTTTTGCAGGTCTTTTATTTGTACTTCCAACTTATTATATATACCAACGAATGAAAACGAAAAAAGGAATGACTTTAGCTTTGTTTGTCGGTACGATTTCTATGGCAGTAATGATGAGTATATTAAATTATTTTGTCATACTACCTGCATATCTAGCTTTAATGAATTTCCAAGTACCTAATGTAAAAGAATACATTCTTGCTGGAATTCTTCCGTTTAATTTCGTAAAAGGTATTTTAGTAGCTATTATATTTATGCTATTGTTTTCAAAAATGCAAAATTGGATTAATAAACAAACTATCCTTAAAAATACGTAA
- a CDS encoding ferredoxin: MPKYTIVDQDTCIACGACGAAAPDIYDYDDEGIAYVILDNNKGEVEVPEILEDDLIDAFEGCPTDSIKMADEPFDGDPLKFE, from the coding sequence ATGCCAAAATATACAATAGTTGACCAGGATACATGTATTGCCTGCGGTGCCTGTGGTGCTGCTGCACCAGATATATATGATTATGATGACGAAGGAATTGCCTATGTGATTCTAGACAATAATAAAGGTGAAGTAGAGGTCCCTGAAATTTTAGAGGATGACCTTATTGATGCTTTCGAGGGATGTCCTACAGATTCAATCAAAATGGCTGATGAACCGTTTGATGGTGACCCACTTAAATTTGAATAA